The Gemmatimonadota bacterium genomic sequence CAGCGAAGTTGCCATAACGCAGCGCGCCCAGGAACCCTTCGATCACCTGGTGGAAGCCGGGGCCGCCGCCATAACGCACGGTCGCACCATACGAACTGATCGTGGCATCGGCCGCACAACGGCTGCACCCCGAGGTCCCGCCGAAGGTGTTGAAGTTCAGGGGAAGCCGCGCGTAGTTGAACGCCACCCCCACCGCCAGAAACCGCGCGACCTCCCGCTCCAGTGAGCCGCGCAGGGAGAACGCCGCATCCAGGTCCCAGGTGCTACCGGTGGCATCGTCCACCACATACGGACCCCAGTGGATCCCGGGGCCGGCGGTGGCGAACCAGCGCGGGGCGTTTCCCACCACGAGCCCTTGGTCCCGTGCGCGTTCGCGGGGACGACGTTGGGCGTCCAGCGGCTCGACGAGTCCGGCGAGCGCAATCAGGGCGGGCACGAGGCGTTTCAGCATGGGCGGCAGCACGGGGTAAGTTTACGTCGCTCGGCACCTTGCCGCGCGATCCCACTTCCTTCGACACCGCGACGTGCCGTCCCCCCCGCCCCAGCCCCCCCGCTCGACCCCGCATCACGGAACACCGCAACCCGCGCACGACCGACATCGACCTCGCGACGACCCTGGAGATCGTCGACGCCATGAATGCCGAGGATCGAACCGTCGCGGATGCGGTCGCGCGTGTACGGGAGCCGGTGGCGCGCGCGATGGGGTTCGTCGAGGACGCGTTCCGGGCGGGAGGGCGACTGTTCTACGTCGGGGCGGGCACCTCCGGTCGCCTCGGGATCCTGGATGCCTCCGAGTGCCCGCCCACGTTCGGGTCGGATCCCGATCTGGTGCAGGGGATCATCGCCGGAGGAGAGCCGGCGGTGTTCCGGTCGCAGGAAGGGGCCGAAGACCACCCGGCGGGCGGCGCGCAGGCCGTGGACGAGCGCGGGGTGCGCCAGGGGTGACGTGGTGGTCGGGATCGCGGCCTCAGGCACGACGCCGTTTGTGCGCGGGGCATTGCTGCGTGCGCGGGAGCGCGGTGCCCGCACGGTGATGCTGGCCTGCACGCCGATCGATGCCGAGTTCGAGCAGAGGGTGGACCAGGCGATTGTCGCCGTGACCGGGCCGGAGGTCGTGACCGGATCCACACGTCTCAAGGCGGGGACCGCCACCAAGATGATCCTCAACATGCTCACCACCGGCGCGATGATTCGCACGGGCAAGACGTTCGGCAACTTGATGGTGGACCTGCGCGCCACCAACGTGAAGCTGGCCGATCGGTCGGAGCGGATCGTCATGGAGGTCTGCGACGTGACGCGCGAGGTGGCGCGCGACCTCCTGCAAGCGGCGGATCGGAGCGTGAAGCTGGCGATTGTCATGCACGCGACCGGCGGCTCATTGTCCGACGCGCAGCAGGCCCTCGCGTCGCACGACGGGGTGATTCGCAAGGTCCTCGGCGCCAGCGGGAGGAACGCATGATCGTCGTCGGCCTGATGTCGGGGACCTCGCTCGACGGGATCTCGGCCGCGGTCGTCCGGTTTCGCGACGTCGGGGCACGGGTGGAGGCTGAGTTGCTTGGGTTTGATGTGGCGCCCTATGCGATGGGTGATCGCGCCCGGCTGGCCCAGGCGCTCGTTGGGGGCACGCCGGAGGAGTATTGTCGACTGGGCTTCGACCTGGGAGAATGGCTGGCGGCCGCGGCGATCCGCGTCCTCGCACAGGCGGGTATTGCCCGCGGCGACGTGGCGGCGATTGCCTCGCACGGCCAAACGATCTGGCACGTGCCGGGGCATTCCACCTGGCAGATCGGCGAAGCCGCGGTGATCGCCGAGCGCACGGGCTGTCGGGTCATCAGCGACTTCCGCGTGGCCGACGTGGCCGCGGGGGGCCAGGGAGCTCCGCTGGTCTCGATGGCGGATCGCGTGCTCTTCTCGTCGCCGGACACCTGGCGGGCGCTGCAGAACATCGGTGGGATCGGGAACGTGACATTGGTCCCGCCGGGTGGCGGCGAGCTCGGGCTGCGGGCGTTCGACACCGGCCCCGGGGTTGTCGTGATCGACGGCGTGACCCAGCGCGTAGATCCGTCGCTGACCTACGACGTGGATGGTCGTCTGGCGCGCCAGGGGCAGGTGATCCACGCGGCCGTCGAGGCGACGCTGGATGATCCGTACTTCCTCGCGCCGCCACCCAAGACCACCGGGCGCGAGTTCTTCGATGCGGCATACATCACCACCTTTATCGAGCGATGCCGCGCCGAACACCCGCAGGCGAAGGGGCCGGACCTGGTGGCGTCAGCCGTGGCCCTCACGGCTCGGTCGATCGGGAGCAGCTTGCGACAGTTTGTCCCGGAGCCGGTGGCCGAGTTGGTGGTGTCCGGCGGCGGGGCGCAGAATCCGGTGCTCGTCGAGGCGATTGCCCACGCGGTCGCCCCGATCCCGGTCCGGCGGTTCGACCAGTTATTCTTTGACGGCGAGGCCAAGGAGGCCGCGGCTTTCGCGTTGTTGGGCTACCTGCACCTTACGGGGCGCCCGGGGAACGTGCCGGCGGCGACGGGCGCGCGCGGGGGGAGGGTGCTGGGGAAGACCTGTGGGGGCGGCGGCCCGTAGCCGATAACTGCCACAGCGAGGCACGAGCGGCACGGGCAGTACGCGCAGCACGGGAGGCGTGCCGCCCGTGCTGCTCAAGTCTCGTGCTTCTCGTGCCGCATCAGTACCGCTGCTCCCGCTAGAGCCACCGCCAGAGCAGGTACAACGACAGCAGCGCCCCGGCCGCCGCGAGCGCCGCACGAATCATCAGTCCCTGACGCCGGCGTTCGGCGACGACCGCAGCAGGGAAGGGTTCGATCGGCGTGCCGCGCATCATGGCGGCGGTGCGTTCGCGGAGTAGCGAATCGAGATCGGTGCCCGGCGCAGCCGGCGGCCCGCTTCGCTCATACAGCTGGTGTCCCACCGCATCGTCAGCCGAGGCGCGCTTGAGGCCAGCGCCGTCGAAGCGCGCGCCAACCACGGTGATGTTGTCGGGCCCGCCCATCT encodes the following:
- a CDS encoding anhydro-N-acetylmuramic acid kinase; translated protein: MIVVGLMSGTSLDGISAAVVRFRDVGARVEAELLGFDVAPYAMGDRARLAQALVGGTPEEYCRLGFDLGEWLAAAAIRVLAQAGIARGDVAAIASHGQTIWHVPGHSTWQIGEAAVIAERTGCRVISDFRVADVAAGGQGAPLVSMADRVLFSSPDTWRALQNIGGIGNVTLVPPGGGELGLRAFDTGPGVVVIDGVTQRVDPSLTYDVDGRLARQGQVIHAAVEATLDDPYFLAPPPKTTGREFFDAAYITTFIERCRAEHPQAKGPDLVASAVALTARSIGSSLRQFVPEPVAELVVSGGGAQNPVLVEAIAHAVAPIPVRRFDQLFFDGEAKEAAAFALLGYLHLTGRPGNVPAATGARGGRVLGKTCGGGGP